One window from the genome of Neospora caninum Liverpool complete genome, chromosome VI encodes:
- a CDS encoding putative p60 katanin: MVLVCAGCAGAPFEKFEGCNVELSPAWHTPVARRFAVCESERTGASSLKSKALAKTGAVAAGCGGWLKHTDRGRVFLSQRDQRVVVIEGNPAAFCVATYEGPPAEKARQATGRFCLNAVLEASPSGQRDGQALYLVFDLRQAGDVTGACDFCALHLNCSTREYRVESYGAGGNLRVLQTVSGVTALQPHHPFSVRLLYHADVIRVDINETQVTTNLHVGRWPSLPLGNSAYTRGVGVGVYGRTRALISKFWISSECPALRVPEHLLGCSLDSLTTRPIICDECLDPPVPYAKLEEQEIPQSDSDLVAMIEQDILRESLHVPFDDVAGLTHAKRLLKEAVVLPSLFPELFQGVRQPWKGFLLFGPPGTGKTLLAKAVASATQWTFFTCSLATLTSKWRGESEKLVRVLFQMARTRAPSILFFDEIDALLTKRGTASEHEASRRTKSELLIQLDGLATGGRHTKHRGPEEDAGAGGVFSNHVMVLATSNTPWDIDEAFRRRLEKRIYIPLPGVQAREDMLRIHLDGIPLADGIDLKAIANRTEQFSGADLQHLCREACMNPLRRVFDDLALDEIKAKRAAGAFVEEETRVTMADFDQALEKANPSTHAAEIAKFERWNAEFGSR, translated from the exons ATGGTACTGGTGTGCGCAGGCTGTGCAGGAGCACCTTTCGAGAAATTTGAAGGCTGCAATGTGGAACT GTCACCTGCGTGGCACACACCCGTGGCGCGGCGGTTCGCTGTGTGTGAGTCCGAACGCACAGG GGCGTCCTCCCTGAAAAGCAAGGCTTTAGCGAAAAcaggcgccgtcgcggcAGGCTGCGGAGGTTGG CTCAAACATACCGACCGaggacgcgtttttctgtcgcagCGAGACCAGAGAGTTGTGGTGATCGAAGGGAACCCCGCTGCATTCTGTGTCGCCACATACGAAGGTCCGCCGGCAGAGAAAGCTAGACAGGCAACGGGGCGTTTCTGTTTGAACGCTGTTCTCGAG GCCTCTCCATCGGGTCAGCGCGACGGCCAAGCTCTTTACCTCGTCTTCGATCTCCGACAA GCAGGAGACGTGACTGGGGCGTGCGACTTCTGCGCCCTTCACTTGAACTGCTCAACTAG GGAATATCGCGTCGAGAGCTACGGAGCGGGCGGAAATTTGCGCGTTCTCCAG ACGGTTTCGGGCGTAACGGCGCTTCAGCCGCACCATCCCTTCTCAGTCCGGCTCCTGTACCACGCCGACGTGATCAG AGTCGACATCAACGAGACCCAAGTGACGACGAACCTTCATGTTGGACGCTGGCCGTCGTTGCCTCTGGGAAACAGCGCTTACACTCGCGGCGTTGGTGTCGGTGTGTACGGGAGAACCCGAGCGCTCATCTCAAAGTTTTGGATCTCTTCAGAGTGCCCAGCCTTGAGGGTTCCGG AGCACCTCCTTGGCTGCTCATTGGATAGTCTGACCACCAGGCCTATCATTTGCGATGAGTGTCTCGATCCCCCAGTTCCTTACGCAAA GCTGGAGGAGCAGGAGATCCCACAGAGCGATTCTGACCTCGTGGCGATGATTGAGCAAGACATTCTTCGGGAGTCCCTTC ACGTGCCATTCGACGACGTCGCTGGCCTGACCCATGCGAAGAGGCTTCTCAAGGAAGCTGTcgttctcccgtctcttttccccgaGCTTTTCCAAGGTGTTCGGCAGCCGTGGAAAGGCTTTCTGCTCTTCGGACCTCCTGGCACAG GGAAAACGCTTCTGGCTAAAGCCGTGGCCTCTGCGACACAGTGGACATTTTTCACGTGTTCGCTGGCGACCTTGACCTCAAAGTGGCGCGGGGAATCCGAGAAACTCGTCCGTGTCCTCTTCCAG ATGGCCCGCACCAGAGCTCCCTCCATTCTCTTTTTCGACGAAATTGACGCTTTGTTAACGAAGCGGGGGACCGCGTCCGAGCACGAAGCCTCGCGGCGCACAAAGAGCGAGTTGCTTATCCAGTTGGACGGTCTGGCAACAGGCGGTCGGCACACCAAGCACAGAGgaccggaagaagacgccggcgccggcggAGTCTTCTCCAACCATGTAATGGTCCTCGCCACATCAAACACGCCGTG GGATATTGACGAAGCGTTTCGGCGCCGTTTAGAAAAGCGGATCTACATTCCGCTGCCAGGCGTCCAAGCAAGGGAGGATATGCTGCGAATTCATCTCGACGGCATTCCG CTAGCAGATGGCATTGATTTGAAGGCGATCGCCAACCGGACTGAACAGTTTTCTGGAGCGGATTTGCAGCACCTCTGCCGTGAGGCCTGCATGAAtcctctgcgtcgcgtcttcgATGATCTTGCTCTGGACGAAATTAAAGCGAAACGCGCGGCAGGCGCATTCGTCGAG gaggaaacgcgggtTACTATGGCAGACTTCGACCAGGCCCTCGAAAAAGCAAACCCGTCAACGCATGCCGCAGAGATCGCGAAATTTGAGAGGTGGAACGCCGAGTTTGGCAGCCGATGA